A genomic stretch from Methylorubrum extorquens includes:
- a CDS encoding Iron-sulfur cluster-binding protein, putative ferredoxin oxidoreductase protein (Evidence 2b : Function from indirect experimental evidences (e.g. phenotypes); Product type e : enzyme) codes for MAPASSEPAARRLAASAPWDAEADDALVCLAVRDETHDVKTFVLAPKEPRLFAYAPGQFLTFSFEIGGETIHRCYTISSAPTRPHAVSFTVKRVPGGPVSNWLHDTLKPGDTVRALGPMGEFSCFTHPAPKYLLLSGGSGVTPMMSMARSFHDLGEARDVAFVHSARSPADIVFRGELETMARLDPAFRFHAVCETDSPNETWAGPKGRLSLDTLRDAVPDFLEREIFVCGPKPYMDAVRAMLKDAGFDMARHHQESFDFGELPEAEQEAAAEAEKALDAEAAPAGGVRIFRVEFAKTRRVLECPENETVLDAARKAGIRLPSSCAKGLCGTCKSKLTAGTVAMTHAGGIRQREIDAGMALLCCSKPTSDLVVER; via the coding sequence ATGGCCCCGGCCTCCTCCGAACCGGCCGCCCGGCGGCTGGCGGCCTCCGCGCCCTGGGATGCGGAGGCCGACGACGCATTGGTCTGCCTCGCGGTGCGCGACGAGACGCACGACGTGAAGACCTTCGTGCTGGCGCCGAAGGAGCCCCGGCTCTTCGCCTACGCGCCGGGCCAGTTCCTGACCTTCTCGTTCGAGATCGGCGGCGAGACCATCCACCGCTGCTACACCATCTCCTCGGCCCCGACCCGGCCGCACGCGGTCTCGTTCACGGTCAAGCGCGTGCCCGGCGGCCCGGTCTCGAACTGGCTGCACGACACTCTCAAGCCCGGCGACACCGTGCGCGCGCTCGGACCGATGGGCGAGTTCTCCTGCTTCACCCACCCGGCCCCAAAATACCTGCTCCTGTCCGGCGGCAGCGGCGTGACGCCGATGATGTCGATGGCGCGCAGCTTCCACGATCTGGGCGAAGCCCGCGACGTCGCCTTCGTCCATTCCGCCCGCTCGCCCGCCGACATCGTGTTCCGGGGTGAACTGGAGACGATGGCCCGGCTCGATCCCGCCTTCCGCTTCCACGCGGTCTGCGAGACCGATTCCCCCAACGAGACTTGGGCGGGTCCGAAGGGCCGGCTCTCGCTCGACACCTTGCGTGACGCCGTGCCCGACTTCCTCGAGCGCGAAATCTTCGTCTGCGGCCCGAAGCCCTACATGGACGCGGTGCGGGCCATGCTGAAGGATGCGGGCTTTGACATGGCCCGGCACCATCAGGAGAGCTTCGACTTCGGCGAGCTGCCGGAGGCCGAGCAGGAAGCCGCGGCGGAAGCCGAGAAGGCCCTCGACGCCGAGGCCGCGCCCGCGGGCGGCGTGCGCATCTTCCGGGTGGAGTTCGCCAAGACCCGCCGCGTGCTCGAATGCCCGGAGAACGAGACCGTGCTCGACGCCGCCCGCAAGGCCGGTATCCGCCTGCCCTCCTCCTGCGCCAAGGGCCTGTGCGGCACCTGCAAGTCGAAGCTGACCGCCGGCACCGTCGCCATGACCCATGCCGGCGGCATCCGTCAGCGCGAGATCGATGCCGGCATGGCGCTGCTGTGCTGCTCGAAGCCGACCAGCGACCTCGTCGTCGAACGCTGA
- a CDS encoding Iron-sulphur Rieske protein (Evidence 2b : Function from indirect experimental evidences (e.g. phenotypes); Product type e : enzyme) — MLDVTPTPLQRLLRERRPGYTLAAPFYLSPEVFEADMEIIFGRHWIYVGVEPDVPEAGDVMVVEIGKTSVAIVRDDDNAIRAFHNVCRHRGARLVHDEKSTVGNLVCRYHSWTYDLTGNLIHAEHMGPDFKKSCHGLKPVHIRSLAGLLFICLADQPPADFDEMAAKLGPYIEPHNVRDTKVAFQKDIIEPGNWKLTMENNRECYHCGANHPELTVPLFAYGFGFAPEEMDEHDRANAERYGCLLKTRHGEWEAEGLPSKEIDELDTMITGFRTERLPLDGEGESHTLDTKAACKRLLGNLTSAKLGGLSVWTQPNSWHHFLGDHIVTFSVLPLDAERSLLRTKWLVHKDAVEGVDYDLANLTGVWEATNDQDSELVGICQQGVASPAYEPGPYSPHTEMLVEKFCNWYVGRMAAHLGR; from the coding sequence ATGCTCGATGTGACGCCGACCCCGCTTCAGCGCCTGCTGCGCGAGCGTCGCCCCGGCTACACTCTCGCGGCCCCGTTCTACCTCAGCCCCGAGGTGTTCGAGGCCGACATGGAGATCATCTTCGGCCGCCACTGGATCTATGTCGGCGTCGAGCCCGACGTGCCGGAGGCCGGCGACGTCATGGTCGTCGAGATCGGCAAGACCTCGGTCGCGATCGTGCGCGACGACGACAACGCGATCCGCGCCTTCCACAATGTCTGCCGCCATCGCGGCGCCCGGCTCGTCCATGACGAGAAGTCCACGGTCGGCAACCTCGTCTGCCGCTACCATTCCTGGACCTACGACCTCACCGGCAACCTGATCCATGCCGAGCATATGGGTCCGGACTTCAAGAAGAGCTGCCACGGCCTCAAGCCCGTGCACATCCGCTCGCTCGCGGGCCTGCTGTTCATCTGCCTCGCCGACCAGCCCCCGGCCGATTTCGACGAGATGGCCGCAAAGCTTGGTCCCTATATCGAGCCGCACAACGTGCGCGACACCAAGGTCGCCTTCCAGAAGGACATCATCGAGCCCGGCAACTGGAAGCTCACGATGGAGAACAACCGCGAGTGCTACCATTGCGGGGCCAACCATCCCGAGCTGACCGTGCCGCTCTTCGCCTACGGCTTCGGCTTCGCGCCCGAGGAGATGGACGAGCACGACCGCGCCAACGCCGAGCGCTACGGCTGCCTGCTCAAGACCCGCCACGGCGAGTGGGAGGCGGAAGGCCTGCCGTCGAAGGAGATCGACGAGCTCGACACGATGATCACGGGCTTCCGCACCGAGCGGCTGCCGCTCGACGGCGAGGGCGAGTCCCACACCCTCGACACCAAGGCCGCCTGCAAGCGGCTGCTCGGCAACCTCACCAGCGCCAAGCTCGGCGGGCTCTCGGTCTGGACGCAGCCGAATTCCTGGCACCACTTCCTCGGCGACCACATCGTCACCTTCTCGGTGCTGCCGCTCGATGCCGAGCGCTCGCTGCTGCGCACCAAGTGGCTCGTGCACAAGGATGCGGTCGAGGGCGTCGATTACGATCTCGCCAACCTCACCGGCGTCTGGGAAGCCACGAACGATCAGGACAGCGAACTCGTCGGCATCTGCCAGCAGGGTGTGGCGAGCCCGGCCTACGAGCCCGGCCCCTACTCGCCGCATACCGAGATGCTCGTGGAGAAGTTCTGCAACTGGTATGTCGGCCGCATGGCCGCGCATCTGGGACGCTGA